The Cellvibrio polysaccharolyticus genomic interval TCGCAGCTTGCTTGAAGCGGGTGATTTTGCCGCAGCAGCCGAGCTGTTGGGGCGTCCTTATTCGCTGGGTGGCCGCATCGCTTATGGCCAACAGCTGGGGCGTCAACTGGGCGTGCCCACCGCCAATATTCATCTGCGCCGCTACCGCTCACCGCTGCAAGGTGTGTTTGCGGTGGTAGCCCGCTTTCAGGATGGAAGCCAATACACCGGTGTTGCCAACGTGGGTGTTCGCCCGACTGTCAGTGGCGATAAAAAGCCGCTGCTCGAAGTGCATTTATTTGATTTCTCGCGCTCGGTATATGGCGCGGCTATTGATGTGGAATTTTGTACCCGTTTGCGTAGCGAGAAAAAGTTTGAATCGCTGGATGCATTGCGCGCGCAGCTGCAGCAGGACATTCTCGACGCCCGGCAGTGGTTTGTTAACCATCCTTCTTTACATTGAATCATCAACAAGTTGACCGTGGATCATGACTGATTACAAAGCGACCCTGAATTTGCCCAACACCGCCTTCGCCATGAAGGCCAATCTGGCGCAACGCGAGCCGGAAACCCTGAAACGCTGGCAGGCTGATGGCTTGTACCAACGTATCCGTGACGCACGTCAGGGGCGCGAGCAGTTTATTCTTCACGATGGCCCACCCTACGCCAACGGCGATATTCACATCGGCCATGCGCTCAACAAAATTCTTAAAGACATCATTGTCAAAAGCAAAACCCTGAGCGGTTTTGATGCGCCTTATGTTCCTGGCTGGGACTGTCACGGTCTGCCTATTGAGCACAAGGTAGAAAAAGATATCGGCAAAGCCGGTACCAAAGTGGATTTTAAAACCTTCCGCCAAAAGTGCCGCGAATATGCTGCGAAACAGGTTGCCGGTCAGAAGCGCGACTTTATTCGTCTCGGTGTTCAGGGTGATTGGGACAATCCTTACCTCACCATGGACTTCAAATTTGAAGCCGACATTATTCGCGCGCTTGGCAAAATCACTGAAAACGGTCACCTGCACAAAGGCTTCAAGCCGGTTTACTGGAGCGTGGTCGGTGGTTCTGCATTGGCGGAAGCTGAAGTGGAATACCAGGATAAAACCTCTTTCTCCATTGATGTGAAATTTGCCTTCGTTGATCAAAACGAAGTGGTCAGCCGTATTGGTGAATTAAGCGGTCGCGGCCCCGTGTCACTGGTTATCTGGACCACTACGCCCTGGACGCTGCCGGCGAACCAGGCAGTCAGTGCGCACGCCGATATTGCTTACGTGGTTGTGCAGGTTGGCGAAGAGCGTTTGCTGGTGGCTGAAGACTTGCTGGCCAGTGTCATGGCGCGGGCTAACCAGGCTGATTTCAGCGTGGTCGGGCATATTGGCGGCGCAGCGCTGGAAGGGCTGAAATTGCAGCATCCTTTCTATAATCGCCAGGTGCCGGTCATTCTCGGTAGCCACGTGACGACCGATGCCGGTACCGGTTTTGTACACACCGCACCGGATCACGGCGCAGACGACTTCGTAGTGAGCAATCAGTACGGTATCGAGACGCTGAATTACATCGACGACAACGGCTATTACCGCCCGAATGTAGAAATTTTCGCTGGCGATCACGTCTACAAAGTGGACGAAAAAGTTGTCGCCTTGCTGAGCGAAAAAAATGCCTTGTTGGCGCAAGGTAAAATTACTCACAGTTTCCCGCACTGCTGGCGTACCAAAACGCCGCTGATCTTCCGTGCCACGCCGCAGTGGTTTGTCAGCATGAGCAAAAACAACCTGCGCGATCAGGTGGCCAGTGCGGTTGAAGGGGTTCGCTGGATTCCGGATTGGGGCAAAGCGCGTATTGATGCGATGCTGGCCACTTCACCGGATTGGTGTATCTCCCGTCAGCGCACATGGGGCGTACCGATTGCCTTGTTTGTGCATAAAGAAACCCAGCAGCTGCACCCGGATACACCGGCGTTAATCGAATCGGTTGCGCAATTGGTTGAAAAACAGGGGATGGATGCCTGGTTTGATCTTGACGCGGCAACGCTGTTGGGCGATGACGCTGCCAACTACGATAAAGTGACCGATACCCTGGATGTGTGGTTTGACTCGGGCGTTTCCCATTTTGCCGTACTAAGTCAGCGCCCCAACTTGCGCTTCCCGGCTGATTTGTACCTTGAAGGCTCCGATCAGCACCGTGGCTGGTTCCAGTCTTCACTGAAAACCTCCATGGCCATTCATGGTGTAGCACCTTACAAACAAGTACTGACCCACGGTTTTACCATCGACGCCAAAGGCATGAAAATGTCCAAGTCGTTGGGCAACACCATTGATCCGCAGGTGGTCATGAAAGATCTCGGCGCCGACGTATTACGCTTGTGGGTAGCCTCTACCGATTTCAGTACCGAAATGAGTGTGTCTGATGAAATTCTCAAACGCACCTCGGATTCCTACCGTCGTATTCGTAACACCGCCCGGTTTATCCTCTCCAACCTGAACGGTTTTGATCCGGCGCAACATGCCTTGCCGGTTGAGCAGCTGGTGCAGCTGGATCGCTGGATTATCGGGCGCACCGCGCAATTGCAGCAGGAAATTATCAAAGCTTACGATAATTATCAGTTCCATCTGATTTATCAAAAGCTGCACAACTTCTGCGTGGTTGAGTTGGGCGGTTTCTATCTCGACATCATTAAAGATCGCCAATACACCATCAAAGCCGATGCGGTTGCCCGCCGTTCTGCGCAAACCGCGCTGTATCATATTGTCGAAGCGCTGGTGCGCTGGATTGCGCCAATTTTGAGTTTCACTGCCGACGAAATGTGGCCGTTTATCCCCGGTGTTCATGAAGGTTCGGTATTCGCTGCCGAGTGGTATCAATTACCGGCATTGCCAACTGACACACTCGACGATGCCTGGTGGCAGCAAGTGGTTGATGTAAAAGATGCGGTAAACAAAGTGCTCGAAGCCAAGCGCGCCAACGGTGAAGTGGGCGGCTCACTGAGTGCGGAAGTGACGCTTTACTGCGATGCTGCCTTGCAGGAAAAACTCAATGCGCTGGGTGATGAGCTGCGTTTTGTACTGATTACCTCTACTGCCCATGTTCGCCCGCTTGCGGAAGCCGCCGATGCAGAAAGCACTGAGCTTGAAGGCCTGAAAGTTGTGGTTGGCAAATCTGCCGAAGCAAAATGTGCCCGTTGTTGGCATCACCGCGCTGACGTTGGTCACAACCACGCTCATCCGGAAATTTGTTTGCGCTGTGTCGACAACGTAAACGGCCAGGGCGAATCCCGCCAGTTTGCCTGACAGTTAGCCCCCCGGCCATTTTCATGGTGTTCGGGGGGCTTTTCTTCTGCTGCCAGCCTGTTGTTTTGCAGCAATTTTCTGTTTTGTGATAATGGATCGCTTATGTCGAATGTTTTTTCTGTAAAAGTATGGCGTTGGTATCTGTTGGCGCTGGCGGTCATTGCCCTGGATCTGGGTACCAAATACTGGGCGTCTTCGGTATTGGAATATGGCCGTCCGGTGGTGTTTACATCCTTCTTTAATTTTACCTTGTTGCATAATCACGGCGCCGCCTTCAGCTTTTTAAGTGATGCCGGTGGTTGGCAACGCTGGTTCTTCACCGCCATTGCGGTTGCGGTGAGCATCACTCTGGTGTTCTGGCTGACGCGCTGCGCTGACAAGCGTCGTGAAGCTTTTGGTTTTTCCATGATTCTCGGCGGTGCCATCGGCAATTTATATGACCGTTTGCAGCATGGTTACGTGGTCGATTTTATTGTGGTGCACTATCAGGATTATTACTGGCCTGCTTTCAATCTGGCCGACTCTGCGATTACGCTGGGCGCCATTATGTTATTACTTGATTTATTCCTGACTCGGGAGAATACCGGAAATGCGTGATTTAACGCTGGGGCCTGGCACCAGGGTCACCCTCCATTTTTCCCTCAAACTGGAAAATGGCGACGTAATTGATTCCAATTTTGAAAAAGACCCGGCCACCTTTACGGTGGGTGATGGCAACCTGTTAGCCGGTTTTGAAAAAGCCTTGTTCGGTTTGCAGGAGGGCGCTCGCCAAACCTTTATCATTAAACCGGAAGATGGTTTCGGGCAGCCCAACCCCAACAATGTTCAGGAAATTCCGCGCGCGCAATTTGGTGCCGATATCGAATTGACAGAAGGTTTGATGCTGTCATTTGCCGATGCCCAAAAAGCAGAGCTTGCCGGTGTGGTGAAAGGCTTTAACGAAGACGTGGTGTTTATCGATTTCAATCACCCGCTGGCCGGTCGTGAAATTATTTTTGATGTAGCCATTCTTCGCATTGAACCGGCACAGGTTCATTAACCGATATTTTCAGGTAGACGTACATGCATATTAAATTAGCCAATCCTCGCGGTTTTTGCGCCGGTGTTGATCGGGCCATTGATATCGTTAATCGGGCGCTGGATGTATTCGGCGCTCCCATTTATGTGCGTCACGAAGTTGTCCACAACAAATTTGTGGTGGACTCACTGCGCGACCGCGGCGCTATATTTGTTGATGAGCTGGATCAGGTGCCTGACGATGTTATCGTCATCTTCAGCGCCCACGGTGTTTCCCGCGAAGTGCAAATGACCGCCAAAAACCGCGGCTTGCAAGTCTTTGATGCCACCTGTCCGTTGGTGACCAAGGTGCATATTGAAGTGCTTCGATACAGTCGTGAAGGCCGTGAATGTATTTTGATTGGCCACGAAGGTCACCCGGAAGTAGAAGGTACCATGGGGCAATATGACCGCGAGAATGGCGGTGATATTTACCTGGTGGAAGATGAAGAAGATGTCCTCAATCTCAAGGTGCGCAATCCTGAAAAACTGGCCTATGTAACCCAGACCACCTTGTCAATGGATGATACGGCTGTGGTGATTGATGCCCTGCGTAGGCATTTCCCTTCAATTCAGGGGCCGCGAAAAGATGATATCTGTTACGCCACTACCAACCGTCAGGACGCAGTGCGGCAGCTGGCGCTGGAGTGTGATCTGGTGTTAGTGGTCGGTTCAGTGAACAGCTCAAATTCCAACCGCTTGCGCGAATTGGCCGAGCGCTGCGGAACGACGGCCTACCTTATCGACGGCCCGGATGATATCCGTTGCGAATGGCTAAGTGGCAAGGAAAGTGTTGGCATTACCGCTGGTGCCTCCGCACCCGAAGTCCTGGTGCGGCAGGTTATTGACCGGCTGTGTGAGCACGGCGCTGAAGCGCCGGTGGAGTTGGACGGCCGCCCTGAAAATATCAGCTTTTCCTTGCCCAAAGCGTTGCGTCTTTAAACTTCATTGCTGATACAAGGATTTTCATCAACTCTTGTCATACTCAGCCGTCCGCCCCTGGATAGCTTTAACTCGAAAACAGGTTGAGGCTGTTCCGGATGGCAAATATGAAAAGTGCCTGCCTGGACAGCGCCCTGGCTGCTTTGCGAACGCTGGTGGCTCCGTCCTGATCCTAAAAAAGATATATAACTGCTGACAAATCTGTTGGAGATAATTTGTACCTTATTGGTGCCTTGGCCCGTCAGTAGAACCTCTTCATCCTCATCGCGTATGCCATTGTTGTTGGTATCGGCAAATATCTCCCAGCCATTTTCCCAGCCTCCGATATTGGCAATTGTCACCCGGGTGTTTCTGCTCACAGCATGGCTGCGGGTCAGTTGAACTGCCTGATAGAAATCCAGTGTGGTTGTGCGGACCTGATCCCGTTGGCGTAAGTCTTTATAGCCGGGGATGGCGATGTTAATCAGAATGGCAAAAATCAGTAGGGTGATTAAGAGTTCGAGCAGGGTAAATCCATGAGATTTCATTGATATCATCCTTGATAGTGGTGCCCCTGTAATGACTGACAGGTTGGCACCTGATGGCGAGCCGTTTATCCGTCCATGTAAACCGCGTATCGCAACAGGGGTAACCCTGCCGTCGAGCCATGCTAGGCTTCGGAAAATATAGCCTTGCCCGCCTTTTCAATCCAGTTTTCTTTCGCAAAAGTATAAATAACGTCAGGCTCGGCACTCCCTATTAGCTGAAATAACCATCGATGGATGAACGATGTATGACACGGAGAAAACAAGCCGCTGGTTTCACCCTGATGGAACTGTTGATCACCATGGTAATACTGGCGATTGTGCTGGCTATAGCAGCACCTTCTTTTTCTGTTCTCCTGAAAAATAATCGCGCTGCTACCCTGGGCGAAGAACTATCCGGAGCCATACAGTATGCCCGGGCAGAAGCAGTAAAGCGTGCCCGTTATGTATCGGTTTGTGCCAGCAGCGATGGCTCCAGCTGCAGTAATGACTGGTCGCAAGGGTTCATTGTGGTTGCCGATACCGCCGCCAATGAAACTGAAAATTCGGTCACTGTGGGCGAAGTGCTGCGGGTATGGCAGAACCTCGGAAGCGATGTCGTCATTACGCCTCCTGCGAATGTTTCATTTTTACGTTTTATGCCCGGGGGGCGTTTGGCCCAGGTTGGCGCACCTCCTTTTTCGTTTCAAACCCGTATTGATGGATGTCAGGGGAGTGACAGAGCCAGGACGGTGACTGTCGGCCTTGCCGGTGCATCTTCGGTCACAAGGGCCGATTGTTCATAGGAGTGGATGATGGTTTTTAATAACAAGCAAGCGGGTGTCGGTTTGCTCGAAGTGCTGATTGCGGTGCTCATTCTTTCGGTGTCTTTGCTGGCAATTGCCAGCCTGCAATCCCGCTCGCTGCAATACAACCAGAGCGCCTATGTACGCTCGCAGGTCAACATTCTTGCTTACGATATCTTTGATCGTATTCGTAGCAATCGCCCCGACATTGCCAGCTATGCCCTTTCGTTTGGTGACGAAGCGCCATCCGGTGGTGGCATTGCCAATACCGATATGAAAACCTGGATGGAAAGCATGCAGCGGGTATTGCCTGAGGCAGAAGCTGAGCTTGCTTGTACGCCCGTTGAATCTGACAAGCTCCATAAATGTAAAGTCTCCATTCGCTGGACAGAAAATAATATTTTCGATGAGCAGGATGAAGATGCTCTTGATGCAGAAGCACGCTCGACTTTGACTTATACAACCAGCATTTGATGGAGCGGTTATGAAAAAGAATCAACAGGGCTTATCACTGGTTGAACTGCTCATTGCCATGGCGTTAGGGCTGGTACTGATGGGGGGGGTAATACACGTCTTCCTCTCAAGCCGTATGGTATTCAGCACCCAGCAAGCAATATCCCGGGTTCAGGAGAGTGGGCGGCTGGCGATGGAGTTTATCGCTGAAGACACGCGCATGGCCGGTTATATGGGGTGTCTTGATCGCACGATCCAGCCTGAGATTGCTATCACTACACCGGATGCATTTTGGGAGAACTTTGAAGAACCCGTTCGGGGTTATCCATCGGGCGATTTGCCCGTTGGCCTCAATTTGAATCCTGCACCTGTAGATGGTAGTGACACTCTGGTTATTCGCAGTGCCCGAGGCGCAATGCACTATCTTTCTGAAAAAAATATTACCAACTCTCTGAAAATTTTCCCGGGGACCAATCAGGGAATAACGATAAAAGCAGAGGAGCCGGTAGTGGTATCCAATTGCGTCAGTGCAAGAATATTCAAACCGGCTACTGTGTCAGCCGGTGGTGCCGGCAGCGCATCGACCATCACCCACGGTGGCGGGTGGGGCGAAGGTAATTCACCTTCAGAAAATTTTGATGTCGGGGCTGAAATGATTCCGGTTAGCACCACTATTTATTACATCGCTAATAATCCTGCGAATCGTCCTGCGCTCTATCAAAAAATTGGAACGTCTCCTGCTGTTGAGATTATTGAGGGCGTTGAGAGTATGGCGTTGACATTTGGGCTGGATACCACGGGTGATAATGTTGTAGACAGTTATAAAACAACCGCTTCCATGGCAGCGGTGGATTGGCCGAAAGCCAGTAGCGTGCGCGTCGAACTGCTGGTGCAAAGCAACGAAGCCAATGTATTGGAGGATGCCCAATCCTACCACTTCAGAGATGCGATGCAGGATGCCCCGGAGGATCGTCGTCTTCGGCAGGTGTTCTCCAGTTTGATTGCTGTGCGAGGAAGGGTGAATTAAATGAGAAATAACTCTGTATATGATTTTCGTTTTTCCATGCACCGGGCTCTGAAAAATTCCCAGGGTGGTGTGGTTCTACTTGTCGCCATGATTATGGTGCTGGTTATTGCTGTTGTCGGCCTTGCTGCAATTCGTGGCAGTGGCTTGCAAGAGATGATGGCCGGTAATTTGCGAGATCGCAACCTGGCGTTTCAGGCCGCAGAAGCCGGGTTGCGCAGTGCGGAAAATACTATTCGTTCCGATATCGCATTATCCGAATTACCATCATTTGATGGTAATGGACACTTTGATGACTTGAATAAAACAGGTGGTGATCGAGAGCCACCGTCGTTATGGAGTGATGATGTCTGGAAAGCCAATGGCAGTACAGTTTTGACCGCGATGAGTCTGGAGCTGGCAAGTGGCGAACAACCTCGCTACGTCATGGAAAAACTGGTCGTTCCGGTAACCCTGGCAGCCGCAGCAGATGGCAGTGCAATTGATATTGCCAGCCTGGATACCTTTGAGGAGCCGGAGTTTTACCGAATCAGCAGTCGTGGTACCGGCGGCACTGTTAATGCCAATGTCACGTTGCAATCTGTTTATAAACGCTAGGAGCAAAGCACAATGATCCGGTCACTCACGTTGCGAGTCAAAAAATATCTGCAATCTGACATGGCGTTGCTGTTGCTGGCTTCTGCTGTATCTTTTTCATCTTCGTCAACGTATGCCGAGCCCGCTCAGGAGCCCTTGTTTCTGACCACGGCGGCAACGCCGGTAGTGATGTTCGCCATGTCGCGCGATCATGAACTATTTAAAAAAGCCTACAACGATTACACCAATTTGGAAGGCGGTGTAATGACGATGCGTGATACCACCTACAACAATAATTTTTCCTATTACGGTTATTTTGATTCTGGTTGGTGTTACACCTATGCCAATAAGAAGTTCTCTCCATCCCGCCCGACTGCTAATCATCAGTGTACTGGTGAGTGGAGTGGAAATTTTCTTAACTGGGCAACCATGACCCGTATTGATGTTCTTCGCCAGGTTTTGTACGGAGGGAAGCGTCAGACGGATACCGCCTCTTCAACGGTTCTTGAGCGCAGCTATCTTCCAAAAGATAACCACGCCTTTGCTAAAGTCTATGACCCTCGCACCAAAGATAATACCTCTGGCCCCGTTAGTCATTACGTACCTGCCTCATTTGCTTACGACTCCATTACTTTGTGTAATGTATCGTCAGGGAATGGCGGTGAGCCTGAAATACGTGTAGCAAAAGGCCAGTGGTATAACTGGGCGAACACAGAAGTTCAGCAGTGCCAGTGGGATGTGGAAGCCACAAATCCGAACTATGACAGCTCAAACAGAAGCGAATTGGGGACACTGGTTGCCCGCGTTGAGGTTTGTGTTACTGACAAGGATGCCAATGCAAGCCGTTGTAAAACTTACGATAGTGGTGCTGTGAAACCGATAGGGGTGTTGCAGGAGTATGAGGGTACGGTCAAGTTTGGCCTGGTGACCGGGACGTGGGGGAAAAACCGTAGCGGCGGCGTGCTTCGCAAAAAAGCGATGCCTTTGGTGGGTAACGCTTACACCGGCAATACGGACAATGTAAACGAATATGATACTAATACCGGTATATTTAACGGAAATGTTACCGGAATTATTGGCAATATTGATCGTTTTGAGATCGTAGGGTACAAGTTTTCTAATAATAGCTATAGTGGTGATCACAGCGATTGGGGTAATCCACTTGGTGAAATTTATGCTGAGACGTTGCGATACCTGAGTGGGAGTCGCCCGGCTACTGATGGCCTTTCTTCTGCAGGGCCAACATGGAATTTCAGTGATGGTGATAGCGGTGGTGGCCCTGCGGGTATCACCAATGTTGCTACGTGGGATGACCCTTTAGCGGATGCCGAAGAATGTACTCGTTGTTCCGTTATTGTAATTTCCAGTGGTCCCAACTCATGGGACTCGGATGATGTTACCAGTGCGATGATTGGTAGTATTGTGAGCGGCGTTACTCTGGACACTTTGAATACCGATTATACCAATAAAATCGGTACGCTCGAATTTGGAAGTGATCCATCCTTTTTTAATGGGGGAACAGACAGAGCAACACAATGTTCATCTGGAAACATGTCTTTATCCGAAGTACGAGGACTGTGTCCGGAAGAGCCAATGGCTCAGGGATCTTATGTAGTTGCCGGGCTTGCCTATATGGCAAAGACAAACAGTATCCGTACAGGAGAAACGAATAGAACGGTTGATACCTTTGCTATCGAACTTTCACAGGGGCTACCGAGTCTCGACATTCCGGTTGGTAGCGGAACCATGTCTATTGTGCCTATTTGTACATCGCAGGACCATGGTCAAACCTGCTCTCTGGTTTCTGTAAGAGTGGAAGATATTCAATCGGACAACAATGGTAATCCGGTTAGAGGCAGCTATCTCTTTTACTGGGAAGATCAGGATCAGGGCTCGGATCATGATATGGACTCGGTTCAACGCATTGAATTTT includes:
- the ispH gene encoding 4-hydroxy-3-methylbut-2-enyl diphosphate reductase: MHIKLANPRGFCAGVDRAIDIVNRALDVFGAPIYVRHEVVHNKFVVDSLRDRGAIFVDELDQVPDDVIVIFSAHGVSREVQMTAKNRGLQVFDATCPLVTKVHIEVLRYSREGRECILIGHEGHPEVEGTMGQYDRENGGDIYLVEDEEDVLNLKVRNPEKLAYVTQTTLSMDDTAVVIDALRRHFPSIQGPRKDDICYATTNRQDAVRQLALECDLVLVVGSVNSSNSNRLRELAERCGTTAYLIDGPDDIRCEWLSGKESVGITAGASAPEVLVRQVIDRLCEHGAEAPVELDGRPENISFSLPKALRL
- the pilV gene encoding type IV pilus modification protein PilV, with translation MVFNNKQAGVGLLEVLIAVLILSVSLLAIASLQSRSLQYNQSAYVRSQVNILAYDIFDRIRSNRPDIASYALSFGDEAPSGGGIANTDMKTWMESMQRVLPEAEAELACTPVESDKLHKCKVSIRWTENNIFDEQDEDALDAEARSTLTYTTSI
- the ileS gene encoding isoleucine--tRNA ligase, translated to MTDYKATLNLPNTAFAMKANLAQREPETLKRWQADGLYQRIRDARQGREQFILHDGPPYANGDIHIGHALNKILKDIIVKSKTLSGFDAPYVPGWDCHGLPIEHKVEKDIGKAGTKVDFKTFRQKCREYAAKQVAGQKRDFIRLGVQGDWDNPYLTMDFKFEADIIRALGKITENGHLHKGFKPVYWSVVGGSALAEAEVEYQDKTSFSIDVKFAFVDQNEVVSRIGELSGRGPVSLVIWTTTPWTLPANQAVSAHADIAYVVVQVGEERLLVAEDLLASVMARANQADFSVVGHIGGAALEGLKLQHPFYNRQVPVILGSHVTTDAGTGFVHTAPDHGADDFVVSNQYGIETLNYIDDNGYYRPNVEIFAGDHVYKVDEKVVALLSEKNALLAQGKITHSFPHCWRTKTPLIFRATPQWFVSMSKNNLRDQVASAVEGVRWIPDWGKARIDAMLATSPDWCISRQRTWGVPIALFVHKETQQLHPDTPALIESVAQLVEKQGMDAWFDLDAATLLGDDAANYDKVTDTLDVWFDSGVSHFAVLSQRPNLRFPADLYLEGSDQHRGWFQSSLKTSMAIHGVAPYKQVLTHGFTIDAKGMKMSKSLGNTIDPQVVMKDLGADVLRLWVASTDFSTEMSVSDEILKRTSDSYRRIRNTARFILSNLNGFDPAQHALPVEQLVQLDRWIIGRTAQLQQEIIKAYDNYQFHLIYQKLHNFCVVELGGFYLDIIKDRQYTIKADAVARRSAQTALYHIVEALVRWIAPILSFTADEMWPFIPGVHEGSVFAAEWYQLPALPTDTLDDAWWQQVVDVKDAVNKVLEAKRANGEVGGSLSAEVTLYCDAALQEKLNALGDELRFVLITSTAHVRPLAEAADAESTELEGLKVVVGKSAEAKCARCWHHRADVGHNHAHPEICLRCVDNVNGQGESRQFA
- a CDS encoding PilW family protein, yielding MKKNQQGLSLVELLIAMALGLVLMGGVIHVFLSSRMVFSTQQAISRVQESGRLAMEFIAEDTRMAGYMGCLDRTIQPEIAITTPDAFWENFEEPVRGYPSGDLPVGLNLNPAPVDGSDTLVIRSARGAMHYLSEKNITNSLKIFPGTNQGITIKAEEPVVVSNCVSARIFKPATVSAGGAGSASTITHGGGWGEGNSPSENFDVGAEMIPVSTTIYYIANNPANRPALYQKIGTSPAVEIIEGVESMALTFGLDTTGDNVVDSYKTTASMAAVDWPKASSVRVELLVQSNEANVLEDAQSYHFRDAMQDAPEDRRLRQVFSSLIAVRGRVN
- a CDS encoding FKBP-type peptidyl-prolyl cis-trans isomerase: MRDLTLGPGTRVTLHFSLKLENGDVIDSNFEKDPATFTVGDGNLLAGFEKALFGLQEGARQTFIIKPEDGFGQPNPNNVQEIPRAQFGADIELTEGLMLSFADAQKAELAGVVKGFNEDVVFIDFNHPLAGREIIFDVAILRIEPAQVH
- a CDS encoding GspH/FimT family pseudopilin — protein: MKSHGFTLLELLITLLIFAILINIAIPGYKDLRQRDQVRTTTLDFYQAVQLTRSHAVSRNTRVTIANIGGWENGWEIFADTNNNGIRDEDEEVLLTGQGTNKVQIISNRFVSSYISFLGSGRSHQRSQSSQGAVQAGTFHICHPEQPQPVFELKLSRGGRLSMTRVDENPCISNEV
- a CDS encoding GspH/FimT family pseudopilin, with protein sequence MTRRKQAAGFTLMELLITMVILAIVLAIAAPSFSVLLKNNRAATLGEELSGAIQYARAEAVKRARYVSVCASSDGSSCSNDWSQGFIVVADTAANETENSVTVGEVLRVWQNLGSDVVITPPANVSFLRFMPGGRLAQVGAPPFSFQTRIDGCQGSDRARTVTVGLAGASSVTRADCS
- a CDS encoding pilus assembly PilX family protein: MRNNSVYDFRFSMHRALKNSQGGVVLLVAMIMVLVIAVVGLAAIRGSGLQEMMAGNLRDRNLAFQAAEAGLRSAENTIRSDIALSELPSFDGNGHFDDLNKTGGDREPPSLWSDDVWKANGSTVLTAMSLELASGEQPRYVMEKLVVPVTLAAAADGSAIDIASLDTFEEPEFYRISSRGTGGTVNANVTLQSVYKR
- the lspA gene encoding signal peptidase II, translated to MSNVFSVKVWRWYLLALAVIALDLGTKYWASSVLEYGRPVVFTSFFNFTLLHNHGAAFSFLSDAGGWQRWFFTAIAVAVSITLVFWLTRCADKRREAFGFSMILGGAIGNLYDRLQHGYVVDFIVVHYQDYYWPAFNLADSAITLGAIMLLLDLFLTRENTGNA